A portion of the Pseudomonas sp. GR 6-02 genome contains these proteins:
- a CDS encoding YybH family protein, whose protein sequence is MNERDQVLNAAAELVSAFARNDREAYFGAFSIDASFVFYTLEQPLLSRDAYQALWDSWRAEDGFEVLSCTSSNAFVSLQGDVAIFIHDVATELRMQGEQHFSQERETIVFKKQASGQEQQGLWLACHEHLSAMPEGLPPP, encoded by the coding sequence ATGAACGAACGTGATCAGGTACTCAATGCCGCCGCCGAACTGGTGTCGGCCTTTGCCCGAAACGATCGCGAAGCCTACTTCGGCGCATTCAGCATCGATGCCAGCTTCGTGTTCTACACCCTCGAGCAGCCCCTGCTGTCGCGCGATGCCTACCAGGCGTTGTGGGACAGCTGGCGTGCCGAGGACGGCTTCGAGGTGCTGTCGTGCACCTCGAGCAACGCCTTCGTCAGCCTGCAGGGTGACGTGGCGATTTTCATCCATGACGTGGCCACCGAGCTGCGCATGCAAGGGGAGCAACACTTCAGCCAGGAACGCGAGACGATTGTTTTCAAGAAACAGGCGTCTGGCCAAGAACAACAAGGCCTTTGGCTGGCCTGCCATGAACATTTGTCCGCAATGCCGGAAGGGCTGCCACCCCCTTAG
- a CDS encoding acyl carrier protein, whose protein sequence is MTRAAVRAAVHRRIRRLLENQDDFDDNTNLMQLGLDKEDIEELIFRLEDQLGLTAFTAEEDRMLKTARTANDLTRFLIEIGRY, encoded by the coding sequence ATGACAAGAGCCGCCGTTCGTGCCGCCGTGCATCGTCGCATCCGCCGCCTGCTGGAAAACCAGGATGACTTCGACGACAACACCAACCTGATGCAGTTGGGCTTGGACAAAGAGGATATTGAAGAGCTGATCTTCCGCCTGGAGGATCAGTTGGGGTTGACGGCGTTTACCGCCGAAGAAGACCGGATGCTCAAGACTGCCAGGACGGCGAATGACTTGACCCGGTTTTTGATTGAGATTGGGCGGTATTGA
- a CDS encoding sodium:solute symporter, with amino-acid sequence MALDLFVVLIYAAAMLMLGYYGMRKAKTNEDFLVAGRNLGPSMYMGTMAATVLGGASTVGTVRLGYVHGISGFWLCAALGCGIVALNLFLAKPLLKLKIYTVTQVLEKRYNPMARSASAVIMLAYALMIGVVSILAIGTVLQVLFGLPFWVSVLLGGGVVVIYSAIGGMWSLTLTDIVQFVIKTVGLMFILLPICLYRVGGWDELVLKLPATAFSFTTIGWDTIITYFMIYFFGILIGQDIWQRVFTVKSAKVAQVAGTFAGFYCILYGLACALIGMAAHVLIPDLDNVNNAFAAIVKLSLPDGIRGLVIAAALAAMMSTASAGLLAAATTLTEDLLPKLRGGKQSSLGMNRLFTLLTGIVVLGIALVVHDVISALTLAYNLLVGGMLIPLIGAIFWKRANTAGAIASMGLGFATALLFMIKDGMDANTPIYYSLGVGLVSFVVVSLLSRRPAVVASAA; translated from the coding sequence ATGGCTTTGGATTTATTCGTCGTACTCATCTACGCCGCCGCGATGCTGATGCTCGGCTATTACGGCATGCGCAAGGCCAAGACCAACGAAGACTTTTTGGTCGCCGGTCGCAACCTCGGCCCGAGCATGTACATGGGCACCATGGCCGCCACCGTTCTGGGCGGCGCGTCCACCGTCGGCACCGTGCGCCTGGGCTACGTCCATGGCATCTCCGGTTTCTGGCTGTGCGCGGCACTCGGCTGCGGGATCGTGGCGCTGAACCTGTTCCTCGCCAAACCGCTGCTGAAACTGAAAATCTACACCGTTACCCAAGTGCTGGAAAAACGCTACAACCCGATGGCCCGCTCCGCGAGCGCGGTGATCATGCTGGCGTATGCGCTGATGATCGGCGTAGTTTCGATCCTGGCAATCGGCACCGTACTGCAAGTGCTGTTCGGCCTGCCGTTCTGGGTCTCGGTATTGCTCGGCGGTGGCGTGGTGGTGATCTACTCTGCGATCGGCGGCATGTGGTCCCTGACCTTGACCGACATCGTCCAGTTCGTGATCAAGACCGTGGGCCTGATGTTCATCCTGTTGCCGATCTGCCTGTACCGCGTTGGCGGCTGGGATGAATTGGTGTTGAAACTGCCGGCCACTGCCTTCAGCTTCACCACGATTGGCTGGGACACCATCATCACCTACTTCATGATCTACTTCTTCGGGATCCTGATCGGCCAAGACATCTGGCAGCGTGTGTTCACCGTCAAGAGCGCCAAAGTGGCTCAGGTCGCCGGTACCTTCGCAGGCTTCTACTGCATCCTTTACGGCCTGGCCTGCGCCCTGATCGGCATGGCCGCTCACGTGCTGATCCCGGACCTGGACAACGTCAACAACGCTTTCGCCGCCATCGTCAAACTGTCCCTGCCGGACGGTATCCGCGGTCTGGTGATCGCCGCGGCCCTGGCGGCCATGATGTCCACCGCCAGCGCCGGCCTGCTCGCCGCTGCCACCACACTGACCGAAGACCTGCTGCCGAAACTGCGTGGAGGCAAACAGTCGAGCCTGGGCATGAACCGCCTGTTCACCCTGTTGACCGGCATCGTCGTACTCGGCATCGCTCTGGTCGTACATGACGTGATCAGCGCGCTGACCCTGGCTTACAACCTGTTGGTGGGCGGCATGCTGATCCCGCTGATCGGCGCGATCTTCTGGAAACGCGCAAACACCGCCGGCGCCATCGCCAGCATGGGCCTGGGCTTTGCCACTGCGCTGCTGTTCATGATCAAGGACGGTATGGACGCCAATACTCCGATCTACTACAGCCTCGGCGTGGGCCTGGTGAGTTTCGTGGTGGTCAGCCTTCTGTCCCGTCGCCCGGCCGTAGTGGCGAGCGCTGCCTAA
- a CDS encoding PA1414 family protein, which yields MKEKIQNWLHDLGVALGLIEPPLQPVPIRTDDEQRRRQQRRR from the coding sequence ATGAAAGAGAAAATCCAAAACTGGCTGCATGACCTGGGTGTCGCACTCGGTTTGATTGAACCGCCTCTGCAACCGGTGCCAATTCGCACTGATGACGAACAACGTCGCCGCCAGCAGCGCCGTCGGTAA
- a CDS encoding purine-cytosine permease family protein → MNNNNKDQSLTQIETYGVEQIPDNERTAGPTDLFRMIFGGSNTFATAVLGSFPVLFGLSFQAGVWAIVLGVLLGSLILAPMGLFGPLNGTNNAVSSGAHFGVHGRIVGSFLSLLTAIAFFSLSVWSSGDALIGGAKRLIGLPETDLTLGLAYGLFAILVLTVCIYGFRFLLWVNKIAVWSASLLFLLGVFAFAGPFDVNYAGSVSLGQPGFWAAFIGAALVAMSNPISFGAFLGDWSRYIPRDTSKRRIMAAVVISQIATFIPFLFGLATATIVAIKAPDYIAANNYVGGLLAVSPSWFFLPVCLIAVIGGMSTGTTSLYGTGLDMSSVFPRVLSRVKATLLIGVMSIAFIFIGRFAANLVQSVSTFAVLIITCTTPWMVIMIIGLLVRRGFYCPDDLQVFTRGEKGGRYWFTHGWNWRGLGAWIPSAAVGLCFVNLPGQFVGPLGNLAGGIDISLPVTLGLASLVYLTLLSLFPESATVFGPNDARSKGTDSLGKPAMRQAA, encoded by the coding sequence ATGAATAACAACAACAAAGACCAAAGCCTTACGCAAATTGAAACCTACGGGGTCGAGCAGATCCCGGACAACGAACGCACCGCAGGCCCGACGGACTTGTTCCGGATGATCTTCGGCGGTTCCAACACCTTCGCCACCGCCGTGCTCGGCAGTTTCCCGGTACTGTTCGGCCTGTCTTTTCAGGCGGGCGTCTGGGCGATTGTGCTGGGCGTGTTGCTGGGCTCGCTGATCCTCGCGCCGATGGGCCTGTTCGGTCCACTCAATGGCACCAACAACGCCGTGTCGTCCGGTGCGCACTTCGGCGTGCACGGGCGGATCGTCGGTTCGTTCCTGTCGCTGTTGACCGCTATCGCCTTCTTCTCGCTCTCGGTATGGAGTTCGGGTGATGCGCTGATCGGTGGTGCGAAACGCCTGATCGGCCTGCCGGAAACCGACCTGACCCTGGGCCTGGCCTACGGTCTGTTCGCGATCCTGGTGCTGACGGTGTGCATCTACGGCTTCCGCTTCCTGCTGTGGGTCAACAAGATCGCCGTGTGGAGCGCCAGCCTGCTGTTTCTGCTGGGCGTCTTCGCCTTCGCCGGTCCTTTCGATGTGAACTACGCCGGCAGCGTCAGCCTCGGTCAACCGGGTTTCTGGGCGGCTTTCATCGGCGCTGCGCTGGTGGCGATGAGTAACCCGATTTCCTTCGGGGCGTTCCTCGGCGACTGGTCGCGCTACATCCCGCGTGACACCTCCAAGCGCCGGATCATGGCTGCCGTGGTGATCTCGCAGATCGCGACCTTCATCCCGTTCCTGTTCGGCCTGGCCACCGCCACCATCGTAGCGATCAAGGCACCGGACTACATCGCGGCCAACAACTACGTCGGCGGCCTGCTGGCGGTGTCGCCGAGCTGGTTCTTCCTGCCGGTGTGCCTGATTGCGGTGATTGGCGGCATGTCCACCGGCACCACGTCGCTGTATGGCACCGGGCTGGACATGTCCAGTGTGTTTCCACGGGTCCTGTCGCGGGTTAAAGCGACGCTGCTGATCGGCGTGATGTCGATTGCCTTCATCTTCATCGGGCGCTTTGCAGCGAACCTGGTGCAGAGCGTGTCGACCTTCGCCGTGCTGATCATCACCTGCACCACCCCATGGATGGTGATCATGATCATCGGCCTGCTGGTGCGTCGCGGCTTTTACTGCCCGGATGACCTGCAAGTGTTCACCCGTGGCGAAAAAGGTGGCCGCTACTGGTTCACCCACGGCTGGAACTGGCGTGGTCTGGGCGCCTGGATCCCGAGTGCCGCGGTCGGTTTGTGCTTCGTGAACCTGCCGGGGCAGTTTGTCGGGCCGCTCGGCAATCTGGCCGGCGGGATCGACATCAGCCTGCCGGTAACCCTCGGCCTGGCTTCGCTGGTGTACCTGACGCTGCTGAGCCTGTTCCCGGAATCGGCCACGGTGTTCGGCCCCAACGATGCACGCAGCAAGGGCACGGATTCGCTCGGTAAACCGGCGATGCGACAAGCCGCCTGA